In Chthonomonadales bacterium, one genomic interval encodes:
- a CDS encoding CHAD domain-containing protein, translating into MDDRGRGRANGGGTVTESFREYGARVIAERLGKMLTHTRAVRRGGDVEALHDMRVASRRLRAALAIFEPAFVCPGFGRFARAVKEVTDALGEARDLDVMAGTLETLSTTLPKTQRQGVQMLLDEQHDRRRDRQVEVVRALARMERLNLLTWFASIVDGTADERPAAEGGPDSVDGASAPAIVPDPGGADG; encoded by the coding sequence ATGGACGATCGCGGCCGCGGCCGGGCGAACGGGGGGGGCACCGTGACGGAGAGCTTCCGGGAGTACGGCGCGCGCGTCATCGCCGAGCGTCTTGGCAAGATGCTAACCCACACGCGCGCCGTGCGCCGAGGCGGCGACGTCGAGGCACTGCACGACATGCGCGTGGCGTCGCGGCGTCTGCGGGCAGCGCTTGCCATCTTCGAACCCGCCTTCGTCTGCCCGGGCTTCGGGCGCTTCGCGCGTGCCGTTAAGGAGGTGACCGACGCGCTTGGCGAGGCACGCGACCTCGACGTGATGGCGGGCACCCTCGAGACGCTGAGCACGACGCTGCCGAAGACGCAGCGACAGGGCGTGCAGATGCTCCTTGACGAGCAGCACGATCGGCGCCGCGACCGCCAGGTGGAGGTCGTGCGCGCGCTGGCGCGCATGGAGAGGCTTAACCTCCTCACATGGTTTGCCTCGATCGTGGACGGGACCGCCGACGAGAGACCCGCGGCTGAAGGCGGCCCCGACAGCGTAGACGGCGCGAGCGCCCCCGCGATCGTGCCCGACCCAGGGGGAGCTGACGGCTGA
- a CDS encoding TetR/AcrR family transcriptional regulator: MADGVSSRKQHAEERREQIVDAAARVFAAKGFGGASVRDIARAVGVTEGLLYHYFDSKEQLMDACLRERTWRSHLERILAGSEGKPVAEVMRELALDFLLSLQENGEHVRMQAAEMQRDGSLAGECIEYIEGNQRLIIDFLEARRALGELRDDVDLDTVGGILMGSAFSLFLLWGRDDAAAWRRRVERFARSAVSVILDGASSAPPSGRASARKEP; encoded by the coding sequence ATGGCCGATGGCGTGAGCTCTCGGAAGCAGCACGCGGAGGAGCGGCGTGAACAGATCGTGGACGCCGCCGCGCGAGTGTTCGCGGCCAAGGGCTTCGGCGGCGCGTCGGTGCGCGACATCGCGCGCGCCGTCGGCGTGACCGAGGGGCTGCTCTACCACTACTTCGATAGCAAGGAACAGCTCATGGACGCCTGCCTGCGCGAGCGGACGTGGCGCTCCCACCTCGAGCGCATCCTCGCGGGCAGCGAGGGCAAGCCGGTTGCCGAGGTGATGCGCGAGTTGGCGCTCGACTTCCTCCTCTCCCTGCAGGAGAACGGCGAGCACGTGCGTATGCAAGCTGCGGAGATGCAGCGCGACGGCAGCCTCGCGGGCGAGTGCATTGAGTACATCGAAGGCAACCAGCGGCTCATCATCGACTTCCTAGAGGCGCGCCGCGCCCTCGGCGAGCTCCGTGACGACGTCGACCTCGACACGGTCGGAGGGATCCTGATGGGCTCGGCGTTCAGCCTGTTCCTGCTGTGGGGCCGCGACGACGCGGCTGCCTGGCGGCGGCGCGTCGAGCGGTTCGCGAGGTCGGCGGTGAGCGTGATCCTGGATGGGGCCTCCAGTGCCCCACCTTCGGGGCGCGCCAGCGCGCGCAAAGAGCCATAG
- a CDS encoding efflux RND transporter permease subunit, producing the protein MTLTSLAIRRPVFILMMVAALLVLGLNSASKMRLELNPKVDFPFIAVMTVYPGAGPEEIETQVTKKVEDAVASVNGVKEITSSSQEGQSSVTIQFNLGIPSDVAASDVREKVGAIRAALPDDAEEPVVLKFDVGSEPILYYGVTGDRPIRDIRDITDNVIKPRLSQVPGVAAVTVTGGDVREISIGVRKDRLDAYGISITQLVSLLQANNLNFPVGHIVEGNREYSIRVVGEYPNVASIGETRLHMPNGQTVQLSDIADVRDTVEERRDLSRINRKDSVAIVIQKTSEGNTVDVAKGVRAEVAALEKALPEGIKFTVNQDTSVHVEESVADVKASIFLGAFLAVLVVFLFLHNIRGTLIVAIAIPTSIMATFLPMYAFGFTLNTMTMLALSLSVGILVDDSIVVLENIYRHLSRGEPPMEAALNGRGEIGLAAVTITLVDVVVFVPIAFMGGITGQFFRSFGITIACATLFSLLMSFTLTPMLASRWYRAGEAVEAEHGVFGAVNHFYHWLDRIYRHALHWALRFRGIVVYVGSGLLILVFVVIAASLAGKAAAAMLVPLAVAFAIGGALLLWPYRILGLIVTGAGVAAVFLAFGSGMAAGRPLLLFRFAPDQDQGQISVIGELPAGTSLTRTQDVAEHVEDVAASIKDVQNIFTSVGATASGSRGMASVGPQYFTLSMKLRDKESLWDSINPLARTANLRKRSDTEVAQELRKRIGQIAGATIKVAAVTGFQGGGAPLQIDILGDNIGELTRLGQQVLKVFREEPGVLNADVSTRIGKPEQRIDVDRDKAASYGLSVAAIANALRVSIEGDNSSIYREGGNEYRIRVHFRGLDRRNTNEIKSIVVGNVAGPNGQTQPVRLGDVARVYLSTGPTKIDRMNRQKLVSVTANIAPGYAPGNMQGSIERRMEADHINFGPNHYQWGGENKIQNDEQGYMGGALGLSIILVYMLMAALFDNLLYPLVIMVSLPQAMIGALLGLMIAGHALTIVAMIGIIMLVGLVTKNAILLVDYTNTLRSRGYARNDAILEAGPTRLRPILMTTMAMVFGMLPTALGLGRGAEFRAPLATPVIGGLLLSTVLTLLVIPCVYTYFDDASRFLGRHLTRRRLTSTGAAPSEPARAE; encoded by the coding sequence ATGACGCTCACCAGCCTCGCCATCCGCCGGCCCGTCTTCATCCTGATGATGGTCGCCGCGCTGCTGGTGCTCGGGCTCAACTCCGCCAGCAAGATGCGGCTGGAACTTAACCCCAAGGTCGACTTCCCGTTCATCGCGGTCATGACCGTCTACCCGGGCGCTGGGCCGGAAGAGATCGAGACGCAGGTAACCAAGAAGGTCGAGGACGCCGTCGCCAGCGTCAACGGAGTCAAGGAGATCACCTCCAGCTCCCAGGAAGGGCAGTCCTCGGTCACGATCCAGTTCAACCTGGGGATCCCGTCCGACGTGGCGGCCTCCGACGTGCGCGAGAAAGTGGGCGCCATTCGCGCCGCCCTGCCGGACGACGCGGAAGAGCCCGTGGTGCTGAAGTTCGACGTGGGCTCGGAGCCCATTCTGTACTACGGCGTCACCGGCGACCGGCCGATCCGCGACATCCGGGACATCACCGACAACGTGATCAAGCCACGCCTCAGCCAGGTCCCCGGCGTCGCCGCGGTCACCGTCACCGGCGGCGACGTGCGCGAGATCAGCATTGGCGTGCGCAAGGACCGCCTCGATGCCTACGGGATCAGCATCACGCAACTCGTCTCGCTGCTGCAGGCCAACAACCTTAACTTTCCAGTGGGCCACATCGTGGAGGGCAACCGCGAGTACAGCATCCGCGTCGTGGGCGAGTACCCCAACGTGGCATCGATCGGCGAGACCCGGCTGCACATGCCCAACGGGCAGACCGTACAGCTCTCCGATATCGCCGATGTGCGCGACACCGTGGAGGAGCGCCGCGACCTGAGCCGCATCAACCGCAAGGACTCCGTGGCGATCGTCATCCAGAAGACCTCCGAGGGCAACACGGTCGACGTCGCCAAGGGCGTGCGCGCGGAGGTTGCCGCGCTCGAAAAGGCGCTGCCCGAGGGCATCAAGTTCACGGTCAACCAGGACACCTCCGTGCATGTGGAGGAGTCGGTCGCCGATGTCAAGGCCAGCATCTTCCTCGGGGCGTTCCTGGCCGTCCTGGTCGTCTTCCTGTTCCTTCACAACATCCGCGGAACGCTCATCGTTGCCATCGCCATCCCGACCTCGATCATGGCGACGTTCCTGCCGATGTACGCGTTCGGCTTCACGCTGAACACGATGACGATGCTGGCCCTCTCACTCTCGGTGGGCATCTTGGTGGACGATAGCATCGTGGTGCTGGAGAACATCTACCGACACCTCTCGCGCGGCGAGCCGCCCATGGAGGCGGCGCTCAACGGCCGGGGAGAGATCGGGTTGGCCGCCGTGACGATCACGCTCGTGGACGTGGTGGTGTTCGTTCCAATCGCCTTCATGGGCGGCATCACCGGCCAGTTCTTCCGCTCGTTCGGCATCACCATCGCCTGTGCGACGCTCTTCTCGCTGCTGATGTCGTTCACGCTGACGCCCATGCTCGCCTCTCGTTGGTACCGGGCCGGCGAGGCCGTCGAGGCCGAGCACGGCGTCTTCGGCGCGGTGAACCACTTCTATCACTGGCTCGACCGCATCTACCGGCACGCGCTCCACTGGGCGCTCCGCTTCCGCGGCATCGTGGTCTACGTGGGGAGCGGGCTGCTGATCCTTGTGTTCGTCGTGATCGCGGCATCGCTCGCGGGCAAGGCGGCGGCGGCCATGCTCGTGCCGCTCGCGGTGGCGTTCGCCATCGGCGGCGCGCTCCTGCTCTGGCCGTACCGCATCCTGGGCCTCATCGTGACGGGGGCTGGCGTCGCGGCGGTGTTCCTGGCATTCGGATCGGGCATGGCGGCAGGCAGACCGCTGCTGCTCTTCCGCTTCGCTCCCGACCAGGATCAGGGGCAGATTTCGGTGATCGGAGAGCTCCCGGCCGGCACCTCGCTCACCCGTACGCAGGACGTCGCCGAGCACGTGGAGGACGTCGCCGCGAGCATCAAGGACGTGCAGAACATCTTCACGTCGGTGGGCGCCACGGCGTCCGGCTCGCGCGGCATGGCGAGCGTCGGACCGCAGTACTTCACCCTGAGCATGAAACTGAGGGACAAGGAGAGCCTCTGGGACAGCATCAACCCGTTGGCGAGGACGGCGAACCTGCGCAAGCGCTCCGACACCGAGGTCGCCCAGGAACTGCGCAAGCGAATCGGGCAGATCGCGGGCGCGACCATCAAGGTGGCCGCCGTGACCGGGTTTCAGGGAGGCGGCGCGCCACTCCAGATCGACATCCTGGGCGACAACATCGGCGAGCTCACGCGGTTGGGCCAGCAGGTCCTCAAGGTGTTCCGCGAGGAGCCCGGCGTGCTCAACGCCGACGTCTCCACGCGCATCGGCAAGCCCGAGCAGCGCATCGACGTGGATCGCGACAAGGCCGCCTCCTACGGCCTCTCGGTGGCTGCCATAGCGAACGCCCTGCGAGTATCGATCGAGGGCGACAACTCGTCGATCTACCGCGAGGGCGGCAACGAGTACCGCATCCGGGTGCACTTTCGCGGCCTGGACCGCCGCAACACCAACGAGATCAAGAGCATTGTGGTGGGCAACGTCGCCGGGCCAAACGGCCAGACTCAGCCCGTGAGGTTGGGCGACGTGGCGCGCGTCTATCTCTCCACCGGCCCGACGAAGATCGACCGCATGAACCGCCAGAAGCTCGTCTCGGTGACGGCCAACATCGCGCCGGGCTATGCCCCCGGGAACATGCAGGGCAGCATTGAGCGGCGCATGGAGGCCGACCACATCAACTTCGGCCCCAACCACTACCAGTGGGGCGGCGAAAACAAGATCCAGAATGACGAGCAAGGCTACATGGGCGGCGCCCTCGGCCTCTCGATCATCCTGGTCTACATGCTGATGGCGGCCCTGTTCGACAACCTGCTCTACCCGCTCGTGATCATGGTGTCCCTGCCGCAGGCGATGATCGGCGCGCTCCTCGGCCTGATGATCGCCGGGCACGCGCTGACCATCGTGGCGATGATCGGCATCATCATGCTAGTGGGACTCGTGACGAAGAACGCCATCCTGTTGGTGGACTACACGAACACGCTGCGTAGCCGCGGCTACGCGCGCAACGACGCGATACTGGAGGCGGGGCCGACGCGGCTCCGACCCATCTTGATGACGACGATGGCCATGGTCTTCGGCATGCTGCCGACGGCCCTCGGCCTGGGCCGCGGCGCCGAGTTCCGCGCGCCGCTGGCGACCCCGGTGATCGGAGGGCTGCTGCTGTCGACCGTGCTGACGCTTCTCGTCATCCCCTGCGTCTACACCTACTTCGACGATGCCAGTCGCTTCCTCGGGCGTCACCTGACGCGCAGGCGGCTCACATCGACCGGCGCCGCGCCGTCCGAGCCGGCCCGGGCCGAGTGA
- a CDS encoding TolC family protein: MRRRRTAASVIALAATLSAPAWGQAGQIQTTPTTRPGSTPPPMRLTLDEAVAHALASSKTLATAAEAVQRARGVVGEARSAGSPALNSNVTFTHLDQGSSFSIQTDPNSPPVTVPIVRQNQKAIDVSAVLPIDIAGQIGAAVQAAQFQEIATRLDYNRARNQLVLDVKSGYYDLLRARAFVDVAEQALRNAQDRVTTAEATLRAGTGTRFDVLRAQTDVANAQQTLISARNAVNLATATLNNLLSLDQNTPIQTVEATGAPTEPAASTFDAAVAEAYQTRPEVYQADAQIRAAERGVVLAQRSVVPTLGVSWAFQYSPDAGGFAPKETSWAAVARLSLPLFDGGLAKARTREARADVNTARIAKQQTLDAVALDVRQNYLALAEAQERLNVADAALTQAEEQYRLAQVRFKAGVTAVPGGSPLLEISDAQTALTQAQTNQVNARYDVQNARARLDRAVGRYAFNGAAAPGLPAPADGGNQ, from the coding sequence ATGCGTCGCAGGCGCACAGCCGCCAGCGTTATCGCACTGGCCGCGACACTCAGCGCTCCAGCCTGGGGCCAGGCAGGCCAGATCCAGACGACGCCGACGACACGACCCGGATCCACCCCGCCGCCGATGCGGCTCACACTCGATGAGGCGGTGGCTCATGCCCTCGCCAGCAGCAAGACGCTGGCAACCGCCGCCGAGGCGGTCCAGCGCGCCAGGGGCGTCGTGGGCGAGGCCAGATCGGCCGGCAGCCCGGCGCTCAACTCGAACGTGACGTTCACCCATCTGGACCAGGGCTCGTCCTTCAGCATTCAGACAGACCCGAACTCACCTCCCGTGACCGTGCCGATCGTTCGCCAGAACCAGAAGGCGATCGACGTGTCGGCCGTTCTGCCGATCGATATCGCCGGGCAGATCGGCGCTGCCGTGCAGGCCGCCCAGTTCCAGGAGATCGCCACGCGCCTCGACTACAACCGCGCTCGCAACCAGCTCGTCCTGGACGTAAAGTCCGGCTACTACGATCTGCTGCGGGCGCGCGCGTTCGTGGACGTTGCCGAGCAGGCACTGCGCAACGCGCAGGATCGCGTTACCACCGCGGAGGCGACCTTGCGCGCCGGCACCGGCACACGCTTCGACGTGTTGCGCGCGCAGACCGACGTGGCCAACGCCCAGCAGACCCTCATCAGCGCGCGCAACGCCGTGAACCTGGCGACCGCAACACTCAACAACCTGCTAAGCCTCGACCAGAACACGCCGATCCAAACGGTGGAGGCCACCGGCGCACCCACCGAGCCGGCCGCGTCGACGTTCGACGCGGCGGTGGCCGAGGCGTACCAGACCCGGCCAGAGGTCTACCAGGCCGACGCGCAGATCCGCGCCGCGGAGCGCGGCGTCGTGCTCGCGCAGCGCAGCGTCGTGCCCACGCTCGGCGTCTCGTGGGCCTTTCAGTACTCGCCGGACGCGGGCGGGTTTGCCCCGAAGGAGACGAGCTGGGCGGCCGTGGCACGCCTGAGCCTCCCGCTCTTCGACGGCGGCCTGGCGAAGGCGCGCACGCGGGAGGCCCGGGCCGACGTCAACACCGCGCGCATCGCCAAGCAGCAGACGCTCGATGCCGTGGCGCTCGACGTGCGCCAGAACTACCTCGCCCTGGCCGAGGCGCAGGAGCGGCTCAACGTGGCCGACGCCGCCCTCACACAGGCTGAGGAGCAGTACCGCCTGGCGCAGGTGCGCTTCAAGGCCGGCGTGACCGCCGTTCCCGGCGGCTCGCCGCTGCTGGAGATCAGCGACGCGCAGACGGCTCTCACCCAGGCGCAGACCAACCAGGTGAACGCCCGCTACGACGTGCAGAACGCTCGCGCGCGGCTGGATCGCGCGGTCGGGCGCTACGCATTCAACGGCGCGGCGGCGCCGGGACTGCCGGCCCCCGCCGACGGAGGTAACCAGTGA
- a CDS encoding efflux RND transporter periplasmic adaptor subunit: protein MTRPGRSGPALLAAALLAVVMVTGGCGKPASPATPSAATPAAAIAVTTAPAVMRDISRTLDVTGSLAALRDVTVGAKAAGRIAQVNLHEGDPVRAGQVVAVMDTSDLTAGVRQARANIEAATSKEQQARAGLTQAVNALQNARTSVKLADRQTASTVTTAEAGLQSAQAALAVVKQGARAQERQQAEEAVRSAKANLDKARSDQRRFRELYREQAVSQAQLDQADAAAEAAQATYNSAQQAHSLIKEGARPEDVRRAELAVQQAREQLERARADRSQVELRREDVQTAEAGVSVARANIRAAEAGVAQARAALQIAEDALQNAYIKSPISGYVATRIAEPGQQLGGGGAVMRVVDPASVYFEAELSESQYPGVHLGQPATIRVDALPNTVLTGKVTRILPVVSAGARNFSVRIDIPDNPRLRPGMFARGTILIDTHRATTLVPKDAVVFDPATGQAHIFVAEDGVAHRRTVQIGYTDPTHVEVLSGARPGEKVIVTGQSTLQEGDHVAVQ from the coding sequence GTGACCCGCCCCGGAAGGTCAGGTCCGGCCCTGCTCGCCGCAGCGCTGCTCGCCGTCGTGATGGTCACCGGCGGCTGCGGCAAGCCCGCATCGCCAGCCACGCCCAGCGCCGCCACTCCCGCCGCCGCCATCGCGGTGACCACCGCGCCGGCCGTCATGCGCGACATCTCGCGCACCCTCGACGTGACGGGGAGCCTGGCGGCCCTCCGTGACGTGACGGTCGGAGCGAAGGCAGCCGGGAGGATCGCGCAGGTCAACCTGCACGAAGGCGACCCCGTGCGCGCCGGCCAGGTCGTCGCCGTGATGGACACCTCCGACCTGACGGCCGGCGTGCGTCAGGCCCGCGCCAACATCGAGGCCGCGACCTCGAAGGAGCAGCAGGCGCGCGCCGGGCTCACCCAGGCCGTCAACGCGCTCCAGAACGCGCGCACGTCCGTGAAGCTCGCCGACCGGCAGACCGCCTCGACCGTCACGACCGCGGAGGCCGGCCTCCAGTCGGCACAGGCAGCGCTCGCCGTGGTGAAGCAGGGAGCTCGCGCTCAGGAGCGCCAGCAGGCCGAGGAGGCGGTACGCTCGGCGAAGGCCAACCTGGACAAGGCGCGTTCCGACCAGCGGCGCTTCCGCGAGCTTTACCGCGAGCAGGCGGTGTCACAGGCCCAGCTTGACCAGGCCGACGCCGCGGCCGAGGCAGCGCAGGCGACCTACAACAGCGCCCAGCAGGCCCACTCGCTCATCAAGGAGGGCGCGCGGCCGGAGGATGTGCGACGGGCCGAGCTCGCCGTCCAGCAAGCGCGCGAGCAGCTCGAGCGGGCGCGGGCCGACCGGAGCCAGGTGGAGCTGCGGCGCGAGGACGTGCAGACCGCCGAGGCCGGTGTGTCGGTGGCGCGCGCGAACATCCGCGCCGCGGAGGCCGGCGTCGCCCAGGCCAGGGCCGCCCTCCAGATCGCCGAGGACGCCCTCCAGAACGCCTACATCAAGTCGCCCATCAGCGGGTACGTCGCCACGCGAATCGCCGAGCCCGGCCAGCAGTTGGGCGGTGGCGGCGCGGTGATGCGCGTTGTCGATCCGGCGTCCGTCTACTTCGAGGCGGAGCTCTCGGAGAGCCAGTACCCGGGCGTTCATCTGGGCCAGCCGGCCACGATCCGCGTGGATGCCCTGCCGAACACGGTGCTCACGGGGAAGGTGACCCGGATCCTCCCGGTCGTCTCGGCCGGGGCGCGGAACTTCAGCGTGCGGATCGACATACCCGACAACCCGCGCCTTCGGCCCGGCATGTTCGCGCGCGGCACCATCCTGATCGACACGCACCGCGCGACGACGCTCGTCCCCAAGGACGCCGTCGTCTTCGACCCGGCGACCGGCCAGGCGCACATCTTCGTGGCCGAGGATGGCGTGGCCCACCGGCGCACCGTACAGATCGGCTATACCGACCCGACACACGTCGAGGTGCTGTCCGGCGCGCGTCCGGGCGAGAAGGTGATCGTCACCGGGCAGTCGACACTTCAGGAGGGCGACCACGTTGCCGTGCAGTAG
- a CDS encoding thioredoxin family protein produces the protein MRSPVRSVVRFAVVLALLAVAAIVPVRAQFDQPRVKVSVSSGGLLVGKASRVIVLITVDPGFHIQADKPAPNYIATEVRVKAPKGYRVGKPAFPKPVVALAAGERIPVFEGKAPVIVPVVVPRGARGAQVFEVTVRYQACDAQSCFPPMDARVRAKLAIGKAKKAEAQGQIAGTTAGAAPTAGSGTGEGTPSPVPGYTMRKIAQFVPPDQFVRFLSSGSIAADSGAGALDGLLRSGNLLVALPLVFLLGLALNLTPCVYPIIPITIGYFGSQANGSGRKPLTLALFYVLGMALMYSVLGVAAGLTGGLFGSQLQNPWVLASFAAIMFVLALSQFDRRDGRPIWELQLPSALRNRARSRSGVLGAMLMGLMVGVVAAPCVGPAVIALLQWVGSQRNPGLGFVVFFTLAVGLGLPYLFLATVSGSVRKLPRSGEWMVGVKHVFGVLMALMGFYYLQTLIDGVRPGLGAGVLAGAAALGGVYLLFLDRAGQRSRGFLAARRAIGLGALAAAVWLAWPAPAEVIRWQPYSDEALQRATADGKAVLVDFTAAWCAACKELEHQTFSHPRVGSAADGWVALRADMTDFAGPESLEWRRQYGIQGLPTVVRLVPQSEIAAR, from the coding sequence ATGCGATCCCCGGTTCGATCGGTTGTGCGCTTCGCCGTCGTGCTGGCTCTGCTGGCCGTCGCGGCGATCGTCCCGGTGAGGGCGCAGTTCGATCAGCCTCGCGTGAAGGTCTCTGTCTCCTCGGGCGGGCTCCTCGTCGGCAAGGCGAGCCGGGTGATCGTCCTCATCACCGTGGACCCCGGTTTCCACATCCAGGCCGACAAGCCGGCTCCCAACTACATCGCGACCGAGGTGAGGGTGAAGGCGCCGAAGGGCTACCGGGTCGGCAAGCCGGCGTTTCCGAAGCCCGTGGTTGCGCTGGCGGCCGGCGAACGGATCCCGGTGTTCGAGGGCAAGGCGCCGGTCATCGTGCCGGTGGTCGTCCCGCGCGGCGCCAGGGGCGCCCAGGTGTTCGAGGTGACCGTGCGCTACCAGGCCTGCGACGCCCAGAGTTGCTTCCCCCCGATGGACGCCAGGGTGAGGGCGAAGCTGGCTATTGGAAAGGCGAAGAAGGCGGAGGCGCAAGGGCAGATCGCCGGCACGACGGCCGGCGCGGCCCCGACGGCCGGCTCGGGCACCGGCGAGGGCACCCCCTCGCCCGTGCCCGGCTACACGATGCGCAAGATCGCGCAGTTCGTGCCGCCCGATCAGTTCGTCCGGTTTCTCTCTTCCGGCTCGATCGCCGCCGATTCGGGCGCCGGCGCGCTCGACGGCCTGCTTCGGTCGGGCAACCTGCTCGTGGCGCTCCCGCTGGTTTTCCTGCTGGGACTCGCGCTGAACCTGACCCCCTGCGTCTACCCCATCATCCCGATCACCATCGGCTACTTCGGCAGCCAGGCCAATGGGTCCGGGCGCAAGCCGCTCACCCTGGCGCTGTTCTATGTGCTCGGCATGGCTCTTATGTACTCGGTCCTGGGAGTCGCGGCCGGTCTCACCGGGGGCCTTTTCGGCTCGCAGCTTCAGAACCCGTGGGTGTTGGCGAGCTTCGCCGCCATCATGTTCGTGCTCGCGCTCTCGCAGTTCGACCGACGCGACGGCCGGCCCATCTGGGAGCTTCAGCTTCCCTCGGCGCTTCGCAACCGTGCGCGGTCGCGTTCTGGCGTGCTCGGCGCGATGCTGATGGGCCTCATGGTGGGCGTGGTGGCCGCGCCGTGCGTCGGTCCCGCTGTCATCGCGCTCCTGCAGTGGGTCGGCTCGCAGCGCAACCCGGGCCTGGGCTTCGTCGTGTTCTTCACGCTGGCCGTCGGCCTCGGCCTTCCCTACCTCTTTCTGGCCACCGTGTCCGGCTCGGTGCGGAAGCTGCCTCGTTCTGGTGAGTGGATGGTGGGCGTGAAGCATGTGTTTGGCGTGCTGATGGCCCTGATGGGCTTCTACTACCTCCAGACCCTGATCGACGGCGTGCGGCCCGGATTGGGCGCCGGCGTTCTGGCGGGCGCGGCGGCGCTCGGTGGCGTCTATCTCCTGTTCCTCGACCGGGCGGGCCAGCGCTCCCGTGGCTTTCTCGCCGCGCGGCGAGCGATCGGCCTGGGCGCGCTGGCCGCGGCCGTTTGGCTTGCCTGGCCGGCGCCGGCCGAGGTGATCCGGTGGCAGCCCTACTCCGACGAGGCGCTCCAGCGCGCGACCGCCGACGGGAAGGCGGTGCTCGTCGACTTCACGGCCGCCTGGTGCGCCGCCTGCAAGGAGTTGGAGCACCAGACGTTCAGCCATCCCAGGGTGGGCTCCGCGGCCGACGGTTGGGTCGCACTCCGCGCCGATATGACGGACTTCGCCGGACCCGAGTCGCTCGAGTGGCGCCGTCAGTACGGCATCCAGGGACTGCCGACCGTCGTGCGCCTGGTGCCGCAGAGCGAGATTGCCGCGCGCTGA
- a CDS encoding CHAD domain-containing protein → MARDDMVPGVDPADSIVENADLIVTARVADLLRWDRKIGDPRNVAELHQMRIAAKRLRYTMELFEPFYGRGFGAAVDRIKGFQEQLGAIHDADVLVPRLAEQARKLLRPRGRAAAEGVFVADFDAASGLLALCRRLADGRRATHRRFLADWRKARASGFFEALPGIARRDEPAGSEPGKESERHGKGKPPVEAVSSDGA, encoded by the coding sequence ATGGCCAGGGACGATATGGTGCCCGGGGTCGACCCGGCCGACTCGATCGTCGAGAACGCCGACCTGATCGTGACGGCGCGAGTTGCCGACCTGCTGCGCTGGGACCGCAAGATCGGCGACCCGCGCAACGTCGCCGAGCTGCACCAGATGCGCATCGCGGCGAAGCGGCTGCGGTACACCATGGAGCTGTTCGAGCCCTTCTACGGGCGCGGCTTCGGGGCGGCCGTCGACCGCATCAAGGGGTTTCAGGAGCAACTCGGCGCGATACACGATGCCGACGTGCTCGTTCCCAGGCTGGCCGAACAGGCGCGGAAGCTCCTGCGCCCGCGCGGTAGGGCCGCGGCCGAGGGCGTGTTCGTCGCCGACTTCGACGCCGCCTCCGGCCTGCTCGCGCTCTGTCGTCGTCTAGCCGACGGCCGCCGCGCCACCCACCGCAGGTTCCTGGCCGACTGGCGGAAGGCGCGCGCCAGTGGCTTCTTCGAGGCGCTGCCCGGCATCGCCCGGCGAGACGAGCCCGCCGGGTCGGAGCCGGGCAAGGAGAGTGAACGCCATGGCAAAGGCAAGCCGCCCGTCGAGGCCGTCTCCTCCGACGGCGCCTGA
- a CDS encoding DUF4440 domain-containing protein, with translation MWPERAHRRLALAAVLVAIWAAAPAAAAPSLKARIQKRYDALNAAARKKDLKGLLAFYTPDYRATDTRGRTTSLATLRKQVAQMLGSTESLSGATRVLRVQAAGGGAVVVADGLSRIVYRDPKSGRKTVLVARTTDRDTWVRVRGTWRIRATRSLKLRLTRDGKPVALP, from the coding sequence ATGTGGCCTGAGCGCGCGCATCGCCGGTTGGCGCTGGCGGCCGTCCTCGTAGCGATCTGGGCGGCGGCGCCGGCCGCGGCCGCTCCCAGCCTGAAGGCCCGGATCCAGAAGCGCTATGACGCGCTGAACGCCGCGGCGCGCAAGAAGGACCTGAAGGGGTTGCTCGCCTTCTACACACCCGACTATCGCGCGACCGACACCAGGGGTCGCACGACGAGCCTTGCGACCCTTCGCAAACAGGTCGCTCAGATGCTGGGCTCCACGGAGTCGCTGTCCGGCGCCACGCGCGTGCTTCGCGTTCAGGCGGCGGGCGGCGGAGCCGTGGTCGTTGCCGACGGCCTCTCGCGCATCGTCTACCGCGACCCGAAGAGCGGCCGGAAGACGGTGCTCGTGGCGCGGACGACGGATCGCGACACCTGGGTGCGCGTGCGCGGCACGTGGCGCATCAGGGCGACGCGATCGCTGAAGCTGCGGCTGACGCGCGACGGCAAGCCCGTGGCGCTCCCGTGA